A single genomic interval of Hyphomicrobium methylovorum harbors:
- a CDS encoding NTP/NDP exchange transporter encodes MKVEPTETMALLASFAMFFTLLSAYYIIRPVRDEIGVMLGKDVLHQLFSIVFVVMLVLVPLFGFVAARFQRRYVLPAIYTFFVLNLVGFWIAMKTMPGSQLAAGTFFVWASVFNLFVVSLFWSLMSELWSHAEARRLYGFISAGGTAGALAGPLLTQGLVRALSPVDLLLISAVLLLVSMLAGILVRRLRPGQEGAETDLAVGGIFDGAVKVFTTPMFLYIALFVFLANVVGTFFYLEQARLVALTIPDTTTRVEFFAGRDLAVSIATLLIELFGTARVLQRFGLTAALLALPMTAAFGTLLLSFDAALWVVAAVMVAERVVAFALANPAVKVIYTLAQPDEKYKVQNFIDTVVYRGGDASSSWVYGAAGGGLGFASGTIAAVAIPLVGLWLWVAKNLGREHSRHAAEKA; translated from the coding sequence GTGAAAGTCGAACCAACCGAGACGATGGCACTGCTCGCCTCGTTTGCGATGTTCTTCACGTTACTCTCCGCGTACTACATCATTCGTCCTGTGCGCGACGAAATCGGGGTGATGCTCGGCAAGGATGTGCTGCATCAGCTTTTCAGCATCGTATTCGTCGTGATGCTGGTTCTGGTTCCGCTGTTCGGATTTGTCGCCGCTCGTTTCCAGCGCCGCTACGTGCTTCCGGCAATCTATACGTTCTTTGTGCTGAACCTCGTCGGCTTCTGGATCGCGATGAAAACGATGCCCGGCAGCCAGCTCGCTGCGGGCACGTTTTTTGTCTGGGCCAGCGTTTTCAACCTGTTCGTCGTCTCGCTGTTTTGGAGTCTGATGTCGGAGCTTTGGTCTCATGCCGAAGCGCGCCGGCTGTACGGCTTCATCTCGGCCGGAGGCACGGCTGGCGCACTCGCTGGTCCGCTGCTCACGCAAGGTTTGGTGCGTGCGCTCTCGCCGGTCGATCTCTTGTTGATCTCGGCGGTTTTGCTTCTTGTCTCGATGCTCGCTGGAATTCTCGTTCGCCGCCTGCGACCCGGTCAGGAGGGCGCGGAAACCGATCTCGCCGTTGGCGGCATCTTCGATGGCGCGGTCAAGGTCTTCACGACGCCGATGTTTCTCTACATCGCGCTATTCGTGTTTCTTGCGAACGTCGTCGGCACGTTCTTTTATCTCGAGCAAGCGCGGCTGGTCGCGCTGACAATTCCCGACACAACAACGCGCGTCGAATTCTTTGCCGGACGCGATCTCGCCGTCAGCATTGCAACATTGCTGATCGAGCTGTTCGGAACCGCGCGCGTATTACAGCGCTTTGGTTTGACAGCGGCGCTGCTCGCGCTCCCGATGACGGCCGCGTTCGGAACGTTGTTGCTGAGCTTCGATGCGGCTCTGTGGGTTGTCGCCGCCGTGATGGTCGCTGAACGAGTCGTCGCGTTCGCGCTCGCAAATCCCGCAGTAAAGGTGATCTACACGCTCGCCCAGCCAGACGAAAAATACAAAGTCCAGAACTTCATCGACACCGTCGTGTATCGCGGTGGCGACGCGTCATCGAGCTGGGTCTACGGCGCCGCCGGTGGAGGACTTGGATTCGCATCCGGAACCATCGCTGCGGTGGCCATTCCGCTTGTCGGGCTTTGGCTATGGGTGGCTAAAAACCTGGGGCGCGAACATAGCCGTCACGCTGCCGAAAAAGCGTGA
- a CDS encoding polyhydroxyalkanoate depolymerase translates to MSPVRFGVQAFRQTIDWPLNPVAYTAVGKNLIAACEVFENITRRYGKPEFGINSVTHAGQTVPVHEKLVAARPFCNLLRFEREFPKTNNRPDPKVLIVAPMSGHYATLLRGTVEAMIKEHDVYITDWVDARNVPIASGRFDFEDFVDYLIDFVRVLGPDTHVIAVCQPAVPALVATAVMASRDEDVHPASLVLMGGPIDTRRNPTAVNELAAAKPIEWFERNVISTVPFPHTGFMRPVYPGFMQLTGFMTMNLERHMNAHVDLFNNLVAGDCDSVKQHHAFYEEYLSVMDLSAEFYLQTVQIVFQEHLLPDKRLTHRGVPVDCGAISKTALFTVEGERDDICGLGQTEAAQDLCTSVPVDEKVHYVQPGVGHYGVFNGTRWRTEIQPRIREFIRMVDAKRRGEAKSAGSAPKSAPNGEHYKSNGAALNGILAPASHASD, encoded by the coding sequence ATGTCCCCTGTGCGATTCGGCGTGCAGGCGTTCCGGCAGACGATTGACTGGCCGTTGAACCCCGTGGCCTACACGGCGGTGGGGAAAAACCTTATCGCTGCGTGCGAAGTCTTCGAGAACATCACACGCCGCTATGGCAAGCCGGAATTCGGTATCAACAGCGTCACGCACGCGGGGCAGACTGTTCCTGTGCACGAGAAGCTCGTTGCGGCCCGGCCCTTTTGCAATCTGCTACGTTTCGAGCGCGAGTTTCCGAAGACGAACAACCGGCCCGATCCCAAAGTTCTGATCGTTGCTCCGATGTCCGGGCACTACGCCACGCTTCTGCGCGGAACCGTGGAAGCGATGATCAAAGAGCACGACGTCTACATCACCGATTGGGTTGATGCGCGTAATGTGCCGATCGCCTCTGGCCGCTTCGACTTCGAAGACTTCGTCGATTATCTCATCGATTTCGTTCGCGTGCTCGGACCTGACACGCACGTCATCGCCGTATGTCAGCCTGCTGTTCCCGCGCTTGTCGCGACGGCTGTCATGGCAAGCCGGGACGAAGATGTGCATCCCGCGTCGCTCGTCCTGATGGGCGGCCCGATCGATACGCGGCGCAATCCGACGGCGGTCAACGAACTCGCCGCTGCCAAGCCCATCGAATGGTTCGAGCGGAACGTGATCTCGACCGTTCCCTTCCCTCACACCGGTTTCATGCGGCCGGTGTATCCGGGCTTCATGCAGCTCACAGGGTTCATGACCATGAACCTCGAGCGGCACATGAATGCGCACGTCGACCTGTTCAACAATCTGGTTGCGGGTGATTGCGACAGCGTAAAGCAGCATCACGCGTTCTATGAAGAGTATCTCTCGGTCATGGATCTTTCGGCCGAGTTCTATCTGCAGACGGTGCAGATCGTGTTTCAGGAACACCTGCTTCCCGACAAGCGGCTCACGCATCGTGGCGTGCCGGTTGATTGCGGCGCGATTTCGAAAACCGCTCTCTTCACGGTCGAAGGCGAGCGAGACGACATCTGCGGCCTCGGCCAGACAGAGGCTGCTCAGGACCTCTGTACGTCCGTCCCCGTCGATGAAAAAGTCCACTATGTGCAGCCGGGCGTCGGGCACTATGGCGTCTTCAATGGCACGCGTTGGCGGACGGAAATTCAGCCGCGCATTCGCGAATTCATCCGCATGGTCGATGCCAAGCGTCGCGGCGAAGCCAAGTCTGCCGGATCCGCTCCGAAGTCTGCGCCAAACGGCGAGCACTACAAATCGAATGGTGCCGCACTGAATGGCATTCTTGCGCCCGCTTCGCATGCGTCCGACTGA
- the polA gene encoding DNA polymerase I — protein sequence MSNKANTIPPSENAAPADAEIVPVGKGSHVYLIDGSGYIFRAFHALPPLTRPSDGLPVGAVHGFCQMLWKLLRETKVSEAPTHFAVIFDAGRDTFRNDIYPQYKAQRPPPPEELIPQFALIRDAVRAFNVACIELDRYEADDLIATYARHACEAGGDVTVVSSDKDLMQLVRPGVTMFDGMKSKRIGRDEVIEKFGVPPEKVIDVQALAGDSIDNVPGVPGIGIKTAAELLATYGDLDSLLARAGEIKQPKRREKLIEFAEQARISRQLVTLKDDVPLEIATDALCVRDPDAQTLLSFLRQMEFNTLTKRISEGLGVEAPPPLAASVGASVKPKPVPGGIGEAGEDTSVPEESSPAAAVAAAAASVRANPIDRSTYETVTTRAALLAWIDKAQKAGRVAFDTETTAISALDADLVGLSLAVAPGEACYIPLGHTGPSGDLFGGEDNRPKQLDAIEALEILRPLLEDPSILKIGQNIKYDLLVMKRRGIDVTPIDDTMLLSYALDGGRGQHGMDALAERHLGHACMTFAQAMGHAPGAKKSDKTFAAMPLDKATEYAAEDADVTLRLWLVLKPRLAAERMTTVYETLERPLVPVIVDMEYAGIKVDRSILTRLSNAFAQRTVKLEEEINGLVGHKFNLGSPKQLGELLFDRLKLPGGKKTKTGQWETRANVLDDLAANEELDGDARRLVNTMLEWRQMTKLKSTYTDALPEYINATTGRIHTSYALGATTTGRLASSDPNLQNIPIRTKEGREIRTAFIGDNALTLVSADYSQIELRVLAHVADIPQLKKAFANGLDIHAMTASEMFGVPIKDMPSEVRRRAKAINFGIIYGISAFGLANQLAISREEAGDYIKTYFQRFPGIRDYMDATKKAAHAHGYVETIFGRRIHYPEINTKNPSMRGFLERAAINAPIQGSAADIIRRAMIRVPAALEAAKLENARMLLQVHDELVFEVEKESAPRLIEIARKVMETAAEPAVKLSVPIHVDAKAAANWDEAH from the coding sequence ATGAGCAACAAAGCGAACACCATTCCGCCGTCGGAAAACGCAGCACCGGCAGATGCCGAGATTGTGCCCGTCGGCAAGGGAAGCCACGTCTATCTGATCGACGGATCTGGCTACATCTTCCGCGCATTCCACGCGCTTCCGCCGTTGACGCGTCCGTCCGACGGTCTGCCTGTTGGCGCGGTACACGGCTTTTGCCAGATGCTCTGGAAGCTACTGCGCGAAACGAAAGTGTCCGAAGCGCCGACGCATTTCGCTGTCATATTCGATGCCGGACGCGATACCTTCCGCAATGACATCTATCCGCAATACAAGGCGCAACGTCCGCCGCCGCCGGAAGAGCTGATTCCGCAGTTCGCGCTCATCCGCGATGCTGTTCGAGCCTTCAACGTCGCTTGCATCGAACTCGACCGATACGAAGCGGATGACCTCATTGCCACTTACGCGCGCCACGCTTGCGAAGCCGGTGGCGACGTCACGGTTGTGTCGTCCGATAAGGATTTGATGCAACTCGTGCGTCCTGGCGTCACGATGTTCGATGGCATGAAATCGAAGCGCATCGGTCGCGACGAAGTCATCGAAAAATTCGGCGTTCCGCCGGAGAAGGTGATCGATGTGCAGGCGCTGGCAGGCGACTCGATCGACAACGTGCCAGGCGTTCCCGGCATTGGCATCAAGACCGCGGCCGAGCTGCTCGCGACCTACGGCGATCTCGACTCGTTGCTGGCGCGCGCGGGTGAGATCAAGCAGCCGAAGCGGCGTGAGAAGCTTATCGAATTTGCCGAGCAGGCGCGCATCTCGCGACAGCTCGTAACGCTGAAGGACGACGTACCGCTTGAGATCGCAACGGACGCGCTGTGCGTTCGTGATCCTGATGCACAGACGCTGCTCAGCTTCTTGCGGCAGATGGAATTCAACACGCTAACGAAGCGCATCTCCGAAGGTCTCGGCGTCGAAGCACCACCGCCGCTCGCGGCGTCCGTTGGCGCCAGCGTGAAACCAAAGCCGGTGCCGGGCGGCATCGGAGAGGCCGGAGAAGACACGTCCGTACCAGAAGAATCGTCGCCGGCTGCTGCGGTTGCCGCGGCGGCGGCGAGCGTTCGCGCAAATCCGATAGACCGCAGCACGTATGAAACCGTAACGACACGCGCTGCGCTCCTTGCCTGGATCGATAAAGCGCAAAAGGCAGGACGCGTTGCGTTTGATACCGAAACGACGGCGATCAGTGCGCTCGATGCTGATCTGGTTGGCCTGTCGCTCGCCGTTGCGCCGGGCGAAGCCTGCTATATTCCGTTGGGTCACACCGGTCCGAGCGGTGATCTGTTCGGTGGCGAGGACAATCGCCCCAAGCAGCTCGACGCGATTGAAGCCCTGGAAATTCTGCGGCCGCTTCTCGAAGATCCGTCGATCCTGAAGATCGGCCAGAACATCAAATACGATCTCTTGGTGATGAAGCGCCGGGGCATCGATGTTACGCCGATCGACGACACGATGCTTCTGTCCTACGCGCTCGATGGGGGTCGCGGACAGCACGGCATGGATGCGCTTGCGGAACGCCACCTCGGCCACGCATGCATGACATTCGCGCAAGCGATGGGCCACGCGCCCGGTGCGAAGAAATCCGACAAGACCTTCGCTGCCATGCCGCTCGACAAAGCGACCGAGTACGCCGCCGAAGATGCGGACGTGACGCTGCGGCTCTGGCTGGTGCTGAAGCCGCGCCTGGCCGCTGAGCGTATGACGACCGTGTACGAAACACTGGAACGGCCACTGGTGCCCGTCATCGTCGATATGGAATACGCTGGGATCAAGGTCGATCGCAGCATTCTAACGCGGCTGTCGAACGCCTTCGCGCAACGCACCGTCAAGCTTGAAGAAGAGATCAACGGGCTCGTTGGCCACAAGTTCAATCTCGGCTCGCCCAAACAACTCGGCGAACTGTTGTTCGACCGGTTGAAACTGCCGGGCGGCAAGAAGACCAAAACCGGGCAATGGGAAACGCGCGCAAACGTGCTCGATGATCTCGCCGCCAATGAAGAACTGGATGGAGACGCGCGCCGCCTCGTCAATACGATGCTCGAATGGCGGCAGATGACGAAGCTGAAGTCGACCTATACCGACGCGCTGCCGGAATATATCAACGCCACAACGGGCCGCATCCACACGAGCTACGCGCTGGGCGCGACGACAACGGGGCGCCTCGCATCGTCTGACCCCAATCTGCAGAACATCCCGATCCGCACCAAGGAAGGCCGCGAAATTCGCACGGCGTTTATCGGCGACAACGCGCTAACGCTCGTTTCGGCTGACTATTCGCAGATCGAGCTTCGCGTTCTGGCGCACGTTGCCGACATTCCGCAGTTGAAGAAAGCGTTCGCCAACGGGCTGGACATTCACGCAATGACAGCGTCTGAAATGTTCGGCGTTCCGATCAAGGATATGCCGTCAGAGGTTCGCCGACGCGCCAAGGCGATCAACTTCGGCATCATCTACGGTATCTCCGCGTTCGGTCTTGCAAATCAGCTCGCCATAAGTCGCGAAGAGGCGGGCGACTACATCAAAACCTATTTCCAGCGTTTCCCGGGAATTCGCGACTACATGGACGCGACGAAGAAGGCGGCGCACGCGCACGGCTATGTCGAGACCATCTTCGGTCGCCGCATCCACTACCCCGAGATCAATACCAAGAACCCGTCGATGCGCGGCTTCCTTGAACGTGCTGCGATCAACGCACCGATCCAGGGCTCGGCCGCAGACATCATTCGCCGTGCCATGATCCGCGTGCCAGCGGCCCTCGAGGCGGCGAAGCTGGAGAACGCGCGCATGCTCCTGCAGGTGCACGACGAGCTTGTGTTCGAAGTTGAAAAAGAGAGCGCACCACGCCTCATCGAAATCGCGCGCAAGGTCATGGAAACAGCAGCCGAGCCCGCCGTAAAGCTGTCGGTGCCAATCCATGTTGACGCCAAAGCGGCAGCCAACTGGGATGAGGCCCACTAA